The following are from one region of the Vidua macroura isolate BioBank_ID:100142 chromosome 15, ASM2450914v1, whole genome shotgun sequence genome:
- the SLC23A1 gene encoding LOW QUALITY PROTEIN: solute carrier family 23 member 1 (The sequence of the model RefSeq protein was modified relative to this genomic sequence to represent the inferred CDS: inserted 2 bases in 2 codons) translates to MADPCRGCARRFHNPQPMAXPPPATATARPGTKVLPTAIKPPXAGTAPPGTRRRMGTRSGDLAQPQNGNLALAPAGSLHTPGKELPAAGRQDPGTGTRPPRPEVDMLYRIEDVPPWYLCILLGFQHYLTCFSGTIAVPFLLAESLCVGKDQLTVSYLIGTIFTCVGITTLIQTTVGIRLPLFQASALAFLVPAKSILALEKWRCPPEEQIYGNWSLPLNTSHIWQPRMREIQGAIMVSSLVEVVIGLLGLPGALLSYIGPLTVTPTVSLIGLSVFQAAGDRAGSHWGISVLTIFLIVLFAQYLRQVAICLPGYRRGHGFVLLRIQIFKMFPIILAIMLVWLICYVLTRTGVFPSQPEEYGYKARTDARGEILSVAPWFRVPYPCQWGLPTVTSAAVLGMFSATLAGIIESIGDYYSCARLAGAPPPPVHAINRGIFTEGISCIIAGLLGTGNGSTSSSPNIGVLGITKVGSRRVIQYGAGIMLLLGTVGKFTALFASLPDPVLGGMFCTLFGMITAVGLSNLQFVDMNSSRNLFVLGFAMFFGLTLPNYLDSHPGAINTGIPELDQILTVLLTTEMFVGGTIAFVLDNTIPGTQEERGLVQWKAGAHSDSTSSASLRSYDFPFGMGAVRRSRWLRNVPICPVFTGFRARPRGSGKAAAEGPDGTDGGSVCTKV, encoded by the exons ATGGCTGATCCGTGCCGGGGCTGCGCTCGCCGGTTTCACAACCCCCAGCCAATGG GCCCTCCCCCTGCCACCGCCACCGCCCGGCCGGGGACTAAAGTCCTTCCCACGGCCATAAAACCCC GAGCGGGGACAGCGCCGCCGGGGACGCGTCGGAGGATGGGGACCCGCTCAGGAGAcctggctcagccccag AATGGGAACTTGGCTCTGGCCCCCGCGGGCTCCCTGCACAcccctgggaaggagctgcctgCGGCGGGCAGG caggacCCTGGCACGGGCACCAGGCCCCCCCGGCCAGAGGTGGACATGCTCTACAGGATCGAGGACGTGCCGCCCTGGTACCTCTGCATCCTGCTTGGCTTCCAG CACTACCTGACCTGCTTCAGTGGCACCATCGCTGTCCCCTTCCTGCTGGCCGAGAGCCTGTGCGTGGGCAAGGACCAGCTCACCGTCAGCTACCTCATTGGCACCATCTTCACCTGCGTGGGCATCACCACCCTCATCCAGACCACCGTGGGCATCAG GCTACCGCTCTTCCAGGCAAGCGCGCTGGCTTTCCTTGTCCCCGCCAAGTCCATCCTGGCCCTGGAGAAGTGGCGATGCCCACCTGAAG AGCAGATCTACGGCAACTGGTCACTGCCGCTCAACACGTCCCACATCTGGCAGCCCCGCATGCGAGAG ATCCAGGGGGCCATCATGGTGTCCAGCCTGGTGGAAGTGGTCATCGGGCTGCTGGGGCTCCCCGGGGCACTGCTCAGCTACATCGGGCCGCTGACCGTCACCCCCACCGTGTCCCTCATCGGACTCTCCGTTTTCCAGGCGGCTGGTGACCGGGCTGGCTCCCACTGGGGCATCTCTGTGCT gaccATCTTCCTGATTGTCCTGTTTGCCCAGTACCTGCGGCAGGTCGCCATCTGCCTGCCCGGCTACCGGCGGGGCCACGGCTTTGTCCTGCTCCGCATCCAGATCTTCAAGATGTTCCCG ATCATCCTGGCCATCATGCTGGTGTGGCTGATCTGCTACGTGCTGACCCGCACCGGAGTCTTCCCCAGCCAGCCCGAGGAGTACGGGTACAAGGCCAGGACGGACGCCCGCGGGGAGATCCTGTCCGTGGCACCCTGGTTCCGCGTCCCCTACCCCT GCCAGTGGGGGCTGCCCACAGTGACCTCAGCAGCCGTGCTGGGCATGTTCAGTGCCACGCTGGCGGGCATCATCGAGTCCATCGGGGACTACTACTCCTGTGCCCGGCTGGCAGGAGCGCCCCCGCCCCCTGTGCACGCCATTAACAG GGGCATTTTCACCGAGGGCATTTCCTGCATCATCGCGGGGCTCTTGGGAACCGGCAATGGCTCCACGTCCTCCAGCCCCAACATCGGCGTCCTGGGCATTACCAAG gtgggcagcaggagggtgaTCCAGTACGGCGCCGGGATCATGCTCCTGCTGGGGACCGTCGGCAAATTCACGGCGCTCTTCGCCTCCCTGCCCGACCCCGTGCTCGGCGGGATGTTCTGCACCTTATTCG GAATGATCACGGCCGTCGGCCTCTCCAACCTGCAGTTCGTCGACATGAACTCCTCCCGAAACCTCTTCGTGCTGGGCTTTGCCATGTTTTTCGGGCTGACGCTGCCAAACTACCTGGATTCCCACCCCGGGGCCATTAACACAG GTATCCCCGAGCTGGACCAGATCCTGACGGTGCTGCTGACCACGGAGATGTTCGTAGGGGGGACCATCGCCTTCGTCCTGGACAACACCATCCCGG GGACGCAGGAGGAACGAGGGCTGGTGCAGTGGAAGGCAGGAGCGCACTCGGACAGCACGAGCAGCGCCAGCCTGAGGAGCTACGACTTCCCCTTCGGCATGGGCGCGGTGCGGAGGAGCCGCTGGCTCAGGAACGTGCCCATCTGCCCGGTGTTCACCGGCTTCAGGGCACGGCCGAGGGGCAGCGGCAAGGCGGCCGCAGAGGGCCCGGACGGCACGGACGGGGGCTCGGTGTGCACCAAGGTCTGA
- the MZB1 gene encoding marginal zone B- and B1-cell-specific protein, which produces MRAALAAWLVLSLLGGTGAEHTCGDPPAAPSRSVPAPQLSPEERLSPHMPESLRCDACHAIAFQIEEQLHKAEGKVSKKALKESDYIEVLERSCSQDWESYGVLELDGEKRLSGPGLRTQQPLSVLVSGGPWPGRLSKLCHGYVGERGEAQIYGAHRRGPAALRQLLCHGDKGPCAGRKERPDPRKALQNEL; this is translated from the exons ATGCGGGCGGCGCTGGCAGCGTGGCTGGTGCTGAGCCtgctgggggggacaggggccgAGCACACGTGCGGGGACCCCCCCGCCGCCCCGTCCCGCTCCGTCCCCGcgccccagctcagccccgaGGAGCGGCTCTCGCCCCACATGCCCGAATCCCTGCGCTGTGACGCCTGCCACGCCATCGCTTTCCAG ATTGAGGAGCAGCTGCACAAGGCAGAAGGGAAGGTGAGCAAGAAGGCTCTGAAGGAGTCGGACTACATAGAggtgctggagaggagctgctcaCAGGACTGGGAGAG TTACGGGGTGCTGGAGCTGGACGGCGAGAAGCGGCtgtcggggccggggctgcggacGCAGCAGCCCCTGAGCGTGCTGGTGTCGGGGGGACCGTGGCCAGGCAG GCTCTCCAAGCTGTGCCACGGCTACGTGGGCGAGCGGGGCGAGGCGCAGATCTACGGCGCGCAccggcggggcccggccgcGCTGcggcagctgctgtgccacgGGGACAAGGGACCCTGTGCCGGCCGCAAGGAGCGCCCGGACCCCCGCAAGGCGCTGCAGAACGAGCTGTAG
- the PROB1 gene encoding proline-rich basic protein 1 yields MRGRDEPAAPRQVPEAGGGGGIPAMRLASAAPAGAARVHVIRGLPCAAAGSSRRDGEGARRSSQRLRQSGPSPEQSSPAPAETPGLLPATMPRGKRDPVLLSPAELPGPEGEGLRAAGDGRRSAEEEEEDGHLPGLPRDDLTKSMSSSSVSSYHSALCSDGTETFKDCLEFLDEEGSPGRAAPGRWAPAGAPGVPPPPGPLARPQRAQLSSAAKNSPAPGQGGRMGPLGGDRQPVPAAAAGGEPAVPRQPAAMLAGAPSDSDEVDGEVQALTARAFRSLSGLPGARLDMCSSHTSSSLSNSLSEDGGRPRRWPAGAGDPRGAATALHGRVGWPFPAGVDGELLGKEQFECVDVELESCEARKGHGKKRTVPKRQILLKRKERKETGFGPRGDGPAPQPPARKEPPSKGRAVGEDFRLNYQQFMKAASLEASTDRTRAASCLVKNVLAKKMQYEQRIKMEQKGLRGSSTSSGPSSAGTDLLGDGLEGKSSSLSRSDCSFSAEDLRSGGMPAAAGSTATTTHPTKGVVLSEETRETVCNLRKTFNELNQRMKYQEVLEGRWLPAAAEEHASERICYQRARALFEAQPGVGKVLDVAPRFARAPRPWPSLKERAIGPIHSQSLPFKAESRALPATPPRRPFASSRAQEARTLPQSQPEKPPAVPRRPPSPGTIPASRGSPPAAPPKAEEKGKGRVPQPRDVRKLVKSSYSLKFGTAGASRGTVAPASSGEPPPATPLVIHCTSVRREPAPEPAGEEALAAPGREPAPACAEGPAKPPGGRPAKPPHSSPINITRVQATRRGAAPTEEPPASPPRRERSELRLPPRAPAAERVPHVETHLHVLVGRPGPAAGEGSAAQSSAVLRAEKTVLLPPPPTSPAEGKEVRGRGSSRALPAAEGPESLGRRPSSGDSRDPRTGAPGGSSARPRPAEPAARSAAEPGASEQRQRQPGGRRLSVGSGASAGGAGPAAPLRAPDSSEGLPGRLPEQRETWEHSPQWPAATEPYPPAAPAENSNYLAIPERASKSTLMPKLSSVPNPGSPSFGTPFVPSSASASFGAPSAPNPASASFGTSMVTNVTSSSFGFPSASSLASTSFGTPLVSNSNKSFGAPLVPNLCSTSFGNPLVPNPSSVSFGNPLVPNPSSVSFGSPVVPNPSSASFGSPLIPNPSSASFGSPVVPNPSSASFGSPLAPNPSSASFGSPLVPNPSSASFGSPLVPNPSSASFGSPLVPNPSSASFGNSLIPSPGSSSFGSPLVSNPVPTSLGHPSVSNMASSFFGSPFVPNPASAPLGTGAYPLPGGEVPWSKPSPEPPLPRPTEGSAAVGPPAQPHLEDAPHFLRGTDGPSHSGRSRQSPPKPFSAAVPAQRRMLVDPSSGKCYYMEPPRQPQMKTLYDPETGQYLEVLVPPVASHTGLYQAPFNPLVMAPGVYGPPYAPYGGFPGLPAPPPSAPSPPHPSLPAADNPGTPGSTPKGEGPSPAGGADCGYLESLYYIPTGMRASPGPEQPPARSSPAAPEGSLLRM; encoded by the coding sequence ATGAGGGGCAGGGATGAGCCGGCGGCCCCCCGGCAGGTCCCCGAGGCTGGGGGCGGCGGTGGCATCCCTGCAATGCGCTTGGCATCGGCTGCCCCGGCTGGCGCTGCCCGAGTCCATGTGATCCGGGGCTTGCCCTGCGCCGCCGCCGGGTCCAGCCGCCGGGACGGCGAGGGAGCCAGAAGGTCGAGCCAGCGGCTCCGGCAGAGCGGCCCCAGCCCCGAGCAGAGTTCCCCGGCACCGGCTGAAACCCCCGGGCTCCTCCCTGCCACCATGCCCCGCGGGAAGAGGGACCCGGTCCTGCTGTCCCCCGCCGAGCTGCCCGGCCCCGAGGGCGAGGGGCTCCGCGCGGCTGGGGACGGCCGGCGCTccgcggaggaggaggaggaggacggacacctcccggggctgccccgcgaCGACCTCACCAAGAGCATGTCGAGCTCCTCCGTGTCCTCCTACCACTCCGCCCTGTGCTCGGACGGCACGGAGACCTTCAAGGACTGCCTGGAGTTCCTGGACGAGGAGGGATCGCCCGGCCGGGCTGCCCCGGGCCGCTGGGCTCCGGCGGGGGCCCCCGGCGTgcccccgccgcccggcccccTCGCCCGCCCGCAGCGGGCTCAGCTGTCCAGCGCGGCTAAGAATAGCCCAGCGCCGGGCCAGGGGGGCAGGATGGGTCCCCTCGGTGGGGACCGGCAGCCTGtgccggccgcggccgccggcgGGGAGCCGGCCGTGCCCCGGCAGCCCGCGGCGATGCTCGCCGGGGCTCCCAGCGACTCGGACGAGGTGGACGGCGAGGTGCAGGCGCTGACGGCCAGGGCTTTCCGCAGCCTCTCGGGGCTCCCCGGAGCGCGCCTCGACATGTGCAGCTCCCACACTTCCTCCAGCCTCTCCAACTCGCTGTCGGAGGACGGCGGGCGGCCGCGGCGGTGGCCGGCGGGCGCCGGGGATCCCCGGGGCGCGGCGACAGCTCTGCATGGCAGGGTGGGCTGGCCTTTCCCCGCCGGCGTGGACGGGGAGCTGCTGGGCAAGGAGCAGTTCGAGTGCGTGGACGtggagctggagagctgcgAGGCCAGGAAGGGACACGGCAAGAAGAGGACGGTGCCCAAACGCCAGATCCtgctgaagaggaaggagaggaaggagacgGGCTTTGGCCCCCGGGGAGATGGCCCAGcgccccagccccctgccaggaaGGAGCCCCCCAGCAAGGGCAGAGCCGTCGGCGAGGACTTCAGGCTCAACTACCAGCAGTTCATGAAGGCGGCGTCCCTGGAGGCCAGCACCGACAGGACCAGGGCGGCCTCGTGCCTGGTGAAAAACGTCCTGGCCAAGAAGATGCAGTACGAGCAGCGCATCAAGATGGAGCAGAAGGGGTTGCGGGGCAGCTCGACCTCCTCGGGGCCGTCCTCCGCCGGCACCGACCTGCTGGGGGATGGTCTGGAGGGCAAGTCCAGCTCGCTGTCCCGCTCGGACTGCAGCTTCTCGGCCGAGGACCTGCGGAGCGGCGGGATGCCGGCGGCTGCGGGGAGCACCGCCACCACCACTCATCCCACCAAGGGCGTGGTGCTCAGCGAGGAGACGAGAGAGACTGTCTGCAACCTGAGGAAGACGTTCAACGAGCTCAACCAGAGGATGAAGTaccaggaggtgctggagggcCGCTGGCTGCCCGCGGCCGCGGAGGAGCACGCGTCGGAGAGGATCTGCTACCAGCGAGCCCGCGCCTTGTTCGAAGCTCAGCCCGGGGTGGGGAAGGTGCTGGATGTCGCCCCCCGGTTTGCGAGGGCGCCGAGGCCGTGGCCCAGCTTGAAGGAGCGAGCCATCGGCCCCATCCATTCCCAAAGCCTCCCCTTCAAGGCCGAGAGCCGGGCGCTCCCCGCcaccccgccgcgccgcccctTCGCCTCCTCCCGGGCGCAGGAGGCGAGGACGCTGCCGCAGAGCCAGCCAGAGAAGCCACCAGCAGTGCCCCGCCGGCCGCCCAGCCCCGGCACCATCCCGGCATCCCGAGGGTCCCCGCCAGCCGCGCCCCCcaaggcagaggagaaggggaaggggcgcgtcccgcagccccgggacgTGCGCAAGCTGGTGAAGAGCAGCTACAGCCTCAAGTTCGGGACTGCCGGCGCCTCCCGCGGCACCGTGGCACCGGCGAGCAGCGGGGAGCCGCCGCCAGCCACCCCCCTGGTCATCCACTGCACCTCGGTCCGCCGGGAGCCGGCGCCGGAGCCGGCGGGTGAGGAGGCGCTGGCAGCCCCCGGCCGAGAGCCAGCCCCGGCGTGTGCCGAGGGGCCCGCAAAGCCCCCCGGAGGCCGGCCCGCAAAGCCCCCCCACAGCTCCCCCATCAACATCACGAGGGTCCAGGCCACGCGGAGGGGCGCGGCCCCCACGGAGGAGCCGCCGGCATCGCCCCCGCGCCGGGAGCGGAGCGAGCTCAGGCTGCCACCACGGGCCCCGGCGGCCGAGCGGGTGCCGCACGTGGAGACCCATCTGCACGTCCTGGTGGGccggccgggccccgcggccGGGGAGGGCTCCGCGGCTCAGAGCAGCGCGGTGCTGCGGGCAGAGAAGACCGTTCTGCTGCCGCCGCCACCGACGAGTCCCGCGGAGGGGAAGGAGGTGCGCGGccgtggcagcagcagagcgcTCCCCGCCGCCGAGGGGCCGGAGTCGCTGGGGCGGCGGCCCAGCAGCGGTGACAGCCGGGACCCCCGAACCGGAGCCccgggcggcagcagcgcccggcCGCGGCCTGCGGAGCCGGCGGCGAGGAGCGCGGCAGAGCCCGGTGCCAGCGAGCAGAGGCAGCGGCAGCCCGGCGGCCGGCGGCTGTCGGTGGGCAGCGGGGCCTCTGCCGGTggtgccggccccgccgccccgctccgAGCCCCGGACAGCAGCGAAGGCCTCCCCGGGCGGCTGCCGGAGCAGAGGGAGACCTGGGAGCACTCGCCGCAGTGGCCGGCGGCTACCGAGCCCTACCCACCTGCTGCCCCGGCAGAGAACTCCAACTACTTGGCAATCCCCGAGAGAGCCTCCAAATCCACGCTGATGCCAAAGCTGTCCTCGGTCCCCAACCCAGGCAGTCCATCCTTTGGGACCCCCTTtgtccccagctcagccagcGCCTCTTTTGGGGCTCCATCAGCCCCCAACCCAGCCAGTGCCTCTTTCGGGACCTCCATGGTCACCAACGTGACCAGCTCATCCTTTGGCTTCCCATcagcctccagcctggccagcacaTCATTTGGGACCCCCTTAGTTTCCAACTCCAACAAGTCTTTTGGGGCCCCTCTGGTCCCAAACCTGTGCAGCACATCCTTTGGGAACCCCTTGGTCCCCAATCCATCCAGCGTGTCCTTTGGGAACCCCTTGGTCCCCAATCCATCCAGTGTGTCTTTTGGATCCCCAGTGGTTCCCAATCCATCCAGTGCATCCTTTGGGAGCCCCTTGATCCCCAATCCATCCAGTGCATCCTTTGGGTCCCCAGTGGTCCCCAATCCATCCAGTGCATCCTTTGGGTCCCCTTTGGCCCCCAATCCATCCAGTGCATCTTTTGGGTCCCCTTTGGTCCCCAATCCATCCAGTGCATCATTTGGGTCCCCTTTGGTCCCCAATCCATCCAGTGCATCATTTGGGTCCCCTTTGGTCCCCAATCCATCCAGTGCATCCTTTGGGAACTCCTTGatccccagcccaggcagctcaTCCTTTGGGTCCCCCTTGGTCAGCAACCCAGTCCCCACTTCCCTTGGGCATCCATCAGTCTCCAACATGGCCAGCTCTTTCTTTGGATCCCCTTTTGTCCCCAACCCAGCCAGCGCTCCGCTGGGAACCGGTGCCTATCCCCTTCCTGGTGGGGAAGTGCCCTGGAGcaagcccagccctgagcctcccctgcccCGACCCACCGAAGGCTCGGCTGCTGTGgggcccccagcccagccccacctggAGGATGCTCCTCATTTCCTCAGGGGGACCGATGGCCCCTCGCACAGTGGGAGGAGCAGGCAAAGCCCCCCCAAGCCCTTCTCCGCCGCCGTGCCCGCCCAGCGGAGGATGCTCGTGGATCCCAGCAGCGGGAAGTGCTACTACATGGAGCCGCCGCGGCAGCCCCAGATGAAAACGCTCTACGACCCCGAGACCGGGCAGTACCTGGAGGTGCTGGTCCCACCGGTGGCATCACACACCGGGCTCTACCAGGCACCTTTCAACCCGCTGGTCATGGCCCCGGGAGTCTATGGCCCACCCTATGCACCCTACGGCGGCTTCCCGGGGCTGCCGGCACCGCCGCCCTCCGCCCCCTCGCCGCCGCACCCCTCGCTGCCGGCCGCCGACaaccccgggacccccggctCCACTCCCAAGGGCGAGGGGCCGTCCCCTGCCGGGGGTGCTGACTGCGGCTACCTGGAGAGCCTGTACTACATCCCCACGGGCATGCGGGCCAGCCCCGGCCCCGAGCAGCCCCCGGCCCGCTCCAGCCCTGCCGCGCCCGAGGGCTCGCTGCTCCGGATGTGA